A genome region from Archaeoglobus fulgidus DSM 4304 includes the following:
- a CDS encoding sulfite exporter TauE/SafE family protein, producing the protein MGGAFAQGGSAMTPDMFIHIGPFEALFLLALGFFGGMLSGFIGTGGAFVLTPGMMSIGTPGPIAVASNMCHKFPKAMIGAYRRYKLRQLDPKLALLMATSAIFGVQVGIQVQKHIYELLGPTGTNLYVSVAFLIVLPTVAAVLIRDVVKARRMGISDLEPRFAAKLEQKFRIPPVIKFNIVGREQSAWLTIPLGFGTGFLAATIAVGGFIGVPSMIYLIGASSAVASGTELGIAFVMGSTGTFTWIYLLGAVDLRLTTLILATSLIGVQIGAVGTTYVRQYYIKMAMATVMLLVTLSRALAVPGYLVELGWVELDESVVNLLNAFVLPVMTVAFLSSTPIVLYPMMRVRRKLARAGILDSSLDGISVGKFNWKRIGIFGPLTALNYFILFHDPDWWPRFVTSIPQHEPLTAALLSIGVILFAIYWSFVHGSFAYGILDFIRIAPLKREVADIIAKDGISGLEAWIDYMEREFGKDKWPVW; encoded by the coding sequence ATGGGTGGTGCATTCGCTCAGGGCGGAAGTGCGATGACGCCCGACATGTTCATACATATTGGCCCCTTTGAGGCACTCTTTCTCTTAGCTCTCGGCTTCTTTGGCGGGATGCTGAGCGGTTTTATCGGAACTGGAGGAGCTTTCGTTTTAACTCCGGGGATGATGTCCATCGGCACTCCCGGGCCCATTGCTGTTGCATCCAACATGTGCCACAAGTTCCCCAAGGCGATGATTGGTGCTTACAGAAGGTATAAGCTGAGGCAGCTCGACCCGAAGCTCGCTCTTTTAATGGCCACCTCTGCTATTTTTGGCGTTCAGGTTGGTATTCAGGTTCAAAAGCACATTTATGAGCTTTTAGGACCTACTGGAACGAATCTTTACGTAAGTGTTGCTTTCCTAATTGTTTTACCAACTGTTGCGGCAGTTCTAATAAGGGATGTCGTGAAAGCGAGGAGGATGGGAATTTCTGACCTCGAACCTCGCTTTGCAGCCAAGCTGGAGCAGAAGTTCAGAATCCCACCAGTGATTAAGTTCAACATCGTCGGGAGGGAGCAGTCTGCGTGGCTAACCATCCCTCTCGGCTTTGGAACGGGATTTCTTGCTGCAACCATTGCTGTTGGAGGATTTATTGGAGTGCCTTCGATGATTTACCTCATTGGCGCTTCGAGTGCTGTTGCCAGTGGAACTGAGCTGGGTATAGCCTTTGTGATGGGCTCAACTGGAACATTCACGTGGATTTACTTACTCGGAGCGGTGGATTTGAGACTGACAACGCTGATTCTTGCAACGTCTCTCATTGGTGTGCAGATTGGGGCTGTTGGAACAACCTACGTGAGACAGTACTACATTAAGATGGCGATGGCGACCGTGATGCTGCTCGTAACGCTCAGCAGGGCTCTGGCTGTTCCGGGCTATCTGGTTGAGCTGGGTTGGGTGGAGCTGGATGAGAGTGTTGTCAATCTGTTAAACGCCTTCGTGCTTCCAGTAATGACCGTAGCCTTCCTTTCGTCAACTCCAATAGTTCTCTACCCGATGATGAGGGTAAGGAGAAAGCTTGCAAGGGCGGGAATTCTCGACAGTTCTCTTGACGGCATTTCCGTTGGAAAATTCAACTGGAAAAGGATTGGTATTTTTGGCCCCCTGACGGCCCTGAATTACTTCATCCTCTTCCACGATCCGGACTGGTGGCCGAGGTTCGTGACTTCGATACCACAGCATGAACCTCTCACCGCAGCTCTGCTTTCTATCGGGGTGATTCTATTTGCCATTTACTGGAGCTTCGTTCACGGCAGCTTTGCCTACGGTATCCTTGATTTCATAAGAATAGCACCTTTAAAGAGAGAGGTGGCAGATATAATTGCGAAAGACGGTATATCGGGTTTGGAGGCGTGGATAGACTACATGGAAAGGGAATTTGGGAAGGATAAGTGGCCTGTCTGGTGA
- a CDS encoding N-acyl homoserine lactonase family protein: MYKIMPLKVAEISVPLGVTIMMGDMRVMATGPVYVWVIDGGDEKIVVDSGVEEAKNGMFHGFPGKGGGEKGLREAMEKVNLKPEDVDKLIITHLHFDHAANAKLFTNARIYVQKREWESALNPPLHYRQTYDSSMLYPLEEMDLCLIDGDVEIAEGVKAVLLPGHTKGLQGVAVETEKGTYLLAADHFYTYFNFFPPKQPIQMTDTAGNTVEIPTSPLPFLPPGLHVDLSEWYESCFKALSVAKKANILPGHDPSLEGRVFP, translated from the coding sequence ATGTATAAGATAATGCCTTTGAAGGTTGCTGAAATAAGCGTCCCCCTTGGAGTAACTATCATGATGGGGGACATGAGAGTTATGGCCACTGGACCCGTTTACGTCTGGGTTATTGATGGCGGGGATGAGAAGATAGTTGTGGATTCAGGAGTTGAGGAGGCTAAGAACGGAATGTTCCACGGATTTCCGGGAAAAGGTGGGGGAGAGAAGGGTTTGAGAGAGGCTATGGAGAAGGTAAATCTAAAGCCTGAGGATGTTGACAAGCTCATAATCACGCACCTTCACTTCGACCACGCTGCCAATGCCAAGCTTTTCACCAATGCGAGGATTTACGTGCAAAAGAGGGAGTGGGAGTCTGCCCTAAACCCTCCTCTGCACTACCGCCAGACCTACGATTCAAGCATGCTTTATCCACTTGAGGAGATGGACCTCTGCTTAATTGACGGCGATGTGGAGATTGCCGAAGGAGTTAAGGCTGTGCTGCTGCCGGGACACACCAAGGGGCTGCAGGGAGTAGCTGTGGAGACGGAGAAAGGGACATACCTGCTCGCTGCAGACCACTTCTACACCTACTTCAACTTCTTCCCGCCAAAGCAGCCCATTCAGATGACCGACACTGCAGGAAACACCGTTGAGATTCCCACCTCACCCCTCCCCTTCCTCCCGCCGGGGCTTCATGTTGACCTATCTGAGTGGTACGAAAGCTGCTTTAAGGCGTTGAGTGTGGCGAAGAAGGCAAACATTCTTCCCGGCCACGACCCGAGCCTTGAGGGCAGAGTTTTTCCATAA